The following are from one region of the Rhodothermus sp. genome:
- a CDS encoding tetratricopeptide repeat protein: protein MGRSGSGWWISLYGWSGLLLAGILGGCSSSSFLGRQFDDFRAYYNTFYNARRAFEEGRRAIESQQNQPIDLTTYLTLFGPPARTANAAAFNKAIEKSAEVVRRHPRSKWADDALMLIGKSYYYLGNYAGAAQKFREVIALGGAQELDARFWLARALGAARAYNEAQRVLQEVLAREDLPAVWQSRFLLLQADLYVQQARWEEARRALEAGLRRVPHRSLGAQGYFLLGQVCETLQDYSCAYAAFDRVRRYRPDYELAYAAAWQAIRIQGLYLDAEAALEQLRRMERDDKHFAHRAELTYLRARIYQAMGAVEEARTLYNRLLYESDADISRIRGRIHYALGQLYREGFQDYLAAAAYFDTAAAALKRNSQARTEVTSRPQTPFALTRVQELARTFGQFARIRREIQRLDSLLYLGTLDEEAFAAFVLELRRRRARALEAQRRRSGQRETEQRFLQRRLAQPIRGTEQAAATVDRDAGFLFHRDPVRVQENRARFFERWGRRPLVPNWRRRAAIQSLAVVERTRSGDPGEAATTATSEDLPLVDVSEVPRDSIRQAQMRAERARLRYELGNVLFLSMQQPDSAAYWYRLVILEDADQPVAPRAYYALAEVQRALGDTLTAQVLLKTLLERYPDVPLTSRIRLRQGAVSLQPAAPDDTLAQAEAAYARAVEAWRQGAYEQALQQLIEAAARYPETPVAPRALLAVGYVWRDMRDRGLLRDSLRLPISVPETLRRVLRHRDSITVATPGKAVPNPVRPKSALDNAAPATAGRPDTPRVRATASDTGVTLSELYTYLVARYPETPEAQRARQLLAALHPPAPIAPPDTIASNPKDTTLSRHLSAREPEPERAVWTILLLETDQEEEVGQVLQQYRPLAQGRMIDVRPYRLEGRLYYRLILGRYRSEEEARAAIDQLHPVLQGGARPLLLEPAHHENRN, encoded by the coding sequence ATGGGCCGCTCAGGATCAGGTTGGTGGATAAGCCTGTACGGATGGTCAGGACTCCTGCTGGCCGGTATCCTGGGTGGCTGCAGTTCCAGTTCGTTTCTGGGACGCCAATTCGATGACTTCCGTGCCTACTACAACACCTTCTACAATGCGCGACGTGCTTTTGAGGAAGGCCGGCGGGCCATAGAGAGCCAACAGAATCAGCCTATTGATCTGACCACCTATTTGACGCTTTTCGGACCACCGGCTCGTACAGCCAATGCGGCAGCCTTCAACAAGGCCATTGAAAAGAGTGCCGAGGTGGTGCGGCGACATCCTCGGTCGAAGTGGGCCGACGATGCCTTGATGCTCATCGGAAAGTCCTACTACTATCTGGGGAACTATGCCGGTGCTGCCCAGAAATTCCGTGAGGTCATTGCGCTGGGGGGGGCGCAAGAGCTGGATGCCCGTTTCTGGTTGGCCCGTGCTCTGGGAGCCGCGCGCGCTTACAACGAAGCGCAACGTGTCTTGCAGGAAGTACTGGCGCGTGAGGATTTACCAGCTGTCTGGCAATCCCGCTTTTTGCTATTGCAGGCCGACCTCTATGTACAACAGGCACGCTGGGAAGAAGCGCGTCGAGCCCTCGAAGCCGGGCTACGTCGCGTCCCGCATCGTTCGCTGGGGGCGCAGGGGTATTTTTTACTGGGACAGGTCTGCGAGACCCTTCAGGATTATTCCTGTGCCTATGCCGCCTTCGATCGGGTGCGACGCTATCGTCCCGATTATGAGCTGGCCTATGCGGCTGCCTGGCAGGCAATCCGGATCCAGGGTTTGTACTTGGATGCAGAAGCCGCGTTAGAGCAGCTCCGTCGTATGGAACGGGACGATAAGCATTTTGCCCATCGTGCCGAGCTGACGTATTTGCGGGCCCGTATCTACCAGGCGATGGGGGCCGTTGAGGAAGCACGGACCCTTTACAACCGGCTACTATACGAAAGCGATGCCGACATCAGCCGAATTCGAGGCCGCATTCATTATGCGCTGGGACAGCTTTATCGGGAGGGCTTCCAGGACTATCTGGCCGCTGCGGCCTATTTTGATACGGCAGCAGCTGCCCTGAAGCGCAACAGCCAGGCGCGCACCGAAGTCACATCGAGGCCGCAGACCCCATTTGCACTTACCAGGGTGCAGGAGCTGGCCCGGACGTTCGGACAGTTTGCCCGCATTCGGCGCGAGATACAACGACTGGATTCGCTGCTGTATCTGGGAACGCTGGATGAGGAAGCTTTTGCGGCGTTTGTACTGGAGCTGCGTCGCCGGCGGGCTCGGGCGCTGGAGGCGCAACGTCGACGATCCGGTCAGCGAGAAACCGAACAACGTTTCTTACAGCGTCGGCTGGCACAACCCATACGAGGCACCGAACAGGCCGCTGCCACCGTTGATCGTGATGCTGGCTTTCTCTTCCATCGAGATCCTGTACGCGTTCAGGAAAACCGCGCGCGTTTTTTTGAACGCTGGGGACGGCGTCCGCTGGTACCTAACTGGCGACGCCGGGCAGCCATTCAGAGCTTGGCAGTGGTCGAACGTACGCGCTCAGGGGACCCCGGAGAAGCAGCGACAACGGCAACCAGCGAAGATTTACCCCTGGTTGACGTTTCCGAAGTGCCGCGCGACTCGATTCGGCAAGCTCAAATGCGAGCCGAGCGGGCACGTCTGCGCTACGAACTGGGCAATGTACTGTTTCTATCCATGCAGCAGCCTGACTCGGCCGCGTACTGGTACCGGCTGGTGATTCTGGAAGACGCGGATCAGCCGGTAGCCCCACGGGCCTATTATGCGTTGGCCGAAGTGCAGCGTGCCCTGGGGGATACCCTGACCGCGCAGGTCCTGCTGAAAACATTGCTGGAGCGTTATCCTGATGTCCCGCTGACCAGCCGGATACGCCTGCGGCAGGGAGCAGTATCGCTCCAACCGGCTGCGCCCGACGATACCCTGGCGCAGGCCGAAGCAGCCTATGCACGGGCCGTTGAAGCCTGGCGGCAGGGAGCTTATGAGCAGGCACTGCAGCAGCTGATAGAAGCTGCTGCACGTTATCCGGAGACTCCGGTGGCTCCGCGGGCTCTACTGGCCGTAGGTTATGTGTGGCGTGATATGCGGGATCGTGGATTGCTACGCGATAGTCTCAGGTTGCCCATCTCGGTACCTGAGACGTTGCGTCGGGTTCTGAGACACCGGGATTCGATCACCGTCGCTACGCCTGGCAAGGCGGTGCCCAACCCGGTGCGCCCGAAGTCTGCCCTGGATAACGCCGCTCCGGCTACTGCCGGACGACCCGACACACCACGTGTACGCGCGACGGCGTCGGACACCGGCGTAACGCTGAGCGAACTCTATACGTATCTCGTTGCTCGCTATCCGGAGACTCCGGAGGCGCAACGGGCACGCCAGCTCTTAGCGGCGCTGCATCCGCCCGCACCGATTGCTCCTCCTGACACCATCGCTTCCAATCCGAAAGACACCACGTTGTCGCGGCATCTGTCTGCGCGAGAGCCAGAACCTGAGCGCGCGGTGTGGACCATTCTGC